The proteins below are encoded in one region of Phaseolus vulgaris cultivar G19833 chromosome 1, P. vulgaris v2.0, whole genome shotgun sequence:
- the LOC137815446 gene encoding uncharacterized protein — protein sequence MHWLDVRVGDHELGRGLRKNKVLLELCASNEKLCSKFVEEAFDQIGCRITKKKPTKDEVRAMRVKVLELMRKSEEQEVLITSTEKEVNDIVELIARRNCLRRDTQSEVVEVEPLAMDCTYLKKAESSHEDVDEDKQLHVDEVQPNEEVRMFPKMNGEPRKRFKGAVLKTPWSTYSRRKPKKPKS from the exons ATGCATTGGTTGGATGTTAGAGTTGGTGACCATGAACTTGGACGTGGTTTGCGTAAGAATaag GTTCTTCTTGAGTTATGTGCTTCCAATGAAAAACTTTGCAGTAAatttgttgaagaagcttttgaCCAAATTGGGTGTCGAATTACGAAGAAGAAACCAACAAAGGACGAAGTCCGTGCAATGAGGGTGAAAGTTCTTGAACTGATGCGGAAATCTGAGGAGCAGGAAGTATTAATCACAAGTACGGAGAAAGAGGTGAATGACATAGTTGAGTTAATTGCACGGAGAAATTGTCTTCGTCGTGATACTCAGTCAGAAGTAGTTGAAGTTGAACCTCTTGCAATGGATTGCACATACTTGAAAAAGGCAGAAAGCAGTCATGAAGATGTAGATGAAGATAAACAATTACATGTAGATGAAGTCCAACCAAATGAAGAAGTGAGAATGTTTCCTAAAATGAACGGTGAACCGAGGAAACGTTTCAAGGGTGCTGTtttgaaaacaccttggagCACATATTCAAGGAGGAAGCCAAAAAAACCCAAAAGCTGA